Proteins co-encoded in one Ponticoccus alexandrii genomic window:
- the pnp gene encoding polyribonucleotide nucleotidyltransferase, with product MFKEVKKTLQWGEETLTLETGKIARQADGTVIATLGETSVMANVTFAKQQKEGQDFFPLTVHYQEKYYAAGKVPGGFFKREARPTEKETLTARLIDRPIRPLFVPGFKNEVLVMCTVLSHDLVNDPDIVAMIAASAALTISGAPFMGPIAGARVGFEDGEYVLNPTVDDMQGLRNNPEQRLDLVVAGTKDAVMMVESEAYELTEEEMLGAVMFAHEQIQPVIDTIIELAEEAAKEPFDFTPPDYSALYDAVKAAGEAKMKAAYAITDKQERVAAVSAAKEEIKAALSEEQLEDANLGSALKKLESVVLRSDVVKNKRRIDGRALDQVRPIVCETGLLPRTHGSALFTRGETQGLVVTTLGTGDDEQFIDALHGNFKSNFMLHYNFPPYSVGEVGRVGSPGRREIGHGKLAWRALQAVLPASTDFPYTIRIVSEITESNGSSSMASVCGGSLSMMDAGVPLKAAVAGVAMGLVLEDDGDYAVLTDILGDEDHLGDMDFKVAGTAEGITSLQMDIKVAGITPEIMKTALAQAKEGRMHILGEMDKALSSAGEFSQHAPRIETMQVPTDKIREVIGSGGKVIREIVEVSGAKVDINDDGIIKIASPDGESIKKAYDMIYSIVAEPEEGQVYKGKVVKIVDFGAFVNFFGKRDGLVHVSQIENRRLNHPSDVLKEGQEVYVKLLGFDDRGKVRLAMKMVDQETGKELEKEAKEETAE from the coding sequence ATGTTCAAAGAAGTGAAAAAGACACTCCAGTGGGGCGAAGAGACGCTGACGCTGGAAACGGGCAAGATCGCCCGTCAGGCCGACGGCACCGTCATCGCCACGCTGGGCGAGACCTCCGTCATGGCCAACGTGACTTTCGCGAAACAGCAGAAAGAAGGCCAGGACTTCTTTCCGCTGACCGTCCACTACCAGGAAAAATACTATGCCGCGGGCAAGGTGCCCGGTGGCTTCTTCAAGCGCGAGGCCCGTCCGACCGAGAAGGAAACGCTGACCGCGCGCCTGATCGACCGTCCGATCCGCCCGCTCTTCGTCCCCGGCTTCAAGAACGAAGTGCTGGTGATGTGCACCGTTCTGTCGCATGACCTCGTCAACGATCCCGACATCGTCGCGATGATCGCGGCCTCGGCGGCGCTGACCATTTCCGGCGCGCCCTTCATGGGCCCGATCGCCGGTGCGCGCGTCGGCTTCGAGGATGGCGAATACGTGCTGAACCCGACCGTCGACGACATGCAGGGGCTGCGCAACAACCCTGAGCAGCGTCTCGACCTCGTCGTGGCCGGCACGAAGGACGCCGTCATGATGGTGGAATCGGAAGCCTACGAGCTGACCGAGGAGGAGATGCTGGGCGCGGTGATGTTCGCGCACGAGCAGATCCAGCCGGTGATCGACACGATCATCGAACTGGCCGAAGAAGCCGCGAAAGAGCCCTTCGACTTCACCCCCCCGGATTACTCGGCGCTCTACGACGCCGTGAAGGCCGCGGGCGAAGCCAAGATGAAGGCCGCCTACGCGATCACCGACAAGCAAGAGCGTGTCGCCGCCGTCTCTGCCGCCAAGGAAGAGATCAAGGCCGCGCTCTCGGAAGAGCAGCTTGAGGATGCGAACCTCGGCTCGGCGCTGAAGAAGCTGGAATCGGTGGTGCTGCGCTCTGACGTGGTGAAGAACAAGCGCCGCATCGACGGTCGCGCGCTGGATCAGGTCCGCCCGATCGTCTGCGAAACCGGCCTGCTGCCGCGCACGCACGGCTCGGCGCTGTTCACCCGTGGTGAAACCCAGGGTCTGGTCGTGACCACGCTGGGCACCGGCGACGACGAACAGTTCATCGACGCGCTGCACGGCAACTTCAAATCCAACTTCATGCTGCATTACAACTTCCCGCCCTATTCGGTCGGCGAAGTGGGTCGCGTGGGGTCCCCGGGTCGCCGCGAGATCGGCCACGGCAAGCTGGCATGGCGCGCCCTTCAGGCGGTTCTGCCGGCCTCGACCGACTTCCCCTACACGATCCGCATCGTATCCGAGATCACCGAATCCAACGGCTCTTCGTCGATGGCATCCGTCTGCGGCGGCTCGCTGTCGATGATGGACGCGGGCGTTCCGCTGAAGGCGGCCGTGGCTGGTGTGGCCATGGGTCTCGTGCTGGAAGACGACGGTGACTACGCGGTCCTGACCGACATCCTCGGCGACGAGGATCACCTCGGCGACATGGACTTCAAGGTTGCGGGCACGGCAGAGGGCATCACCTCGCTGCAGATGGACATCAAGGTCGCGGGCATCACCCCCGAGATCATGAAGACCGCCCTGGCGCAGGCCAAGGAAGGCCGGATGCACATCCTTGGCGAGATGGACAAGGCCCTGTCGTCCGCCGGTGAGTTCAGCCAGCACGCGCCGCGCATCGAGACCATGCAGGTGCCGACCGACAAGATCCGCGAAGTGATCGGCTCGGGCGGCAAGGTGATCCGCGAGATCGTCGAGGTTTCGGGTGCCAAGGTCGACATCAACGACGACGGCATCATCAAGATCGCCTCGCCGGACGGTGAGTCCATCAAGAAGGCCTACGACATGATCTATTCGATCGTGGCAGAGCCGGAAGAGGGCCAAGTCTACAAGGGCAAGGTCGTGAAGATCGTCGACTTCGGGGCCTTCGTGAACTTCTTCGGAAAGCGCGACGGCCTTGTGCACGTTTCCCAGATCGAGAACCGCCGCCTGAACCATCCTTCGGATGTGCTGAAGGAAGGTCAGGAAGTCTACGTGAAGCTTCTTGGCTTCGACGACCGTGGCAAGGTGCGCCTTGCGATGAAGATGGTCGATCAGGAGACCGGCAAGGAACTGGAAAAAGAGGCGAAGGAAGAGACCGCCGAGTAA